Within the Vibrio sp. DW001 genome, the region GTAGCCAAAACCAGCACTGGCTGCACTGTCTAATAACAGGTCGATAAATCCAATCGTTGAAAGGCCCGTGACAAAAACTTTTGCTGAGATGATAAGGCTAACAACACTTGCAAATACCGCCCCCATACCTTCTAAATATATTTTAAGTGATGCGCAGACTTTTTTGCCGTCCCTTGTGTAGAGATAGTCACATATCATCGCAACGAATAAAGCAATAAACATTGCGGTAACCACATCAATTTTGACACTGGTAATAGCAAATTTGCTAAAGGTAAGAAGAAGGGCTAACGGCAGGACAGGAAGAATGGCAAACCATTTCGGTGCTTTGCGATGGTCCTTACTTTCCACGTTGAAGTCGTGTTTGATGCCATTTTCTTCATCTTTTTTGTCAAAGTGTTTTTGACAAAAAAAGTGTAATACTGCGATCACTATTATTGCAATAACAGAGACGACCAATTGATAGCTGACAAAATACGTGGCGACATCGATACCGGATATCTCAGCCGCTTTGTTGGCAGCAGAGGACGCTGGACCTAGGTCAAGACAACCCGTTGTGGCAACCACCGCTGCTGCTGCCGCAGGATTGCACCCAACACCGACCAAAACAGGATACATAGCAACCAATAGCAATAGAGCAAGCCCGGTCGCACTTGGGATAAATATATTGATCATCTGACCAATTACATACGCCATAGCAAGTACAACGTACGGATTTTTGATGCGTGACAATGGCTTCGTCGCAATCTGAACGAGGGCATTTGCCGCGCCAATGTGGCTCATGTAACGCGAAAACCCACCAACAGCCATGATAATCAGACCAAGCTTAGCGAGTGTTGATGAGGAGATGACTTTAATAACCTCAAAAAAATCGACAATAATGGAACCTGTCGAGGTTCCGCCTTTTGGCATGAAATCTGGATTCCCTGCGATAACACCGAGTGCGATCATCGTTAAACCTGCCAAAAACAATACCGCTTGAGTATTGTATTTCTTTACTACGAAATAGCCGACGGAGAAAATAACCGGCAGTGCTAATAAAGTAATCATTTTTCTATCCTTGTAATTAATTAATTTTGTCTGTCAACTTAATTTTGGACGTGTTTATATATTCAAATTAAATGAATATAATTTGAATATATAAACTTGATTAAATTAAATGTTAATTTTTAAATATTTTAAATTCTTTAAAGATGTCTTCCATTTTATCAAATCGTTGTTTGTTATTTGTACGATTAGACATGCATTTAATTAATAGCTCGATAATGGAAAGCCCTGCCGAACGATTATTAAAAATAGTACTACTTTCGCTCGCGACGACGATTTGAATATCGCTATAAGATACAAAAGGGTTGACCTCTTGATCGGTCATAACAACGGTTTTACCACCAACCTGACTAAACCAACGAACAACCTTAACCGTCGTACTTGAAAATCGGTGATAAGACATCGCTAGCAGCGTATCATCTTCGTTAATGTCGGCGAGTTGGTGAGGTAATGTAGACGAGTCGGCGTTGAGCAAAATAACGTCTCTTCTTAGATAACGTGCTAATAAATAAAAATAATTGGCTAATGCTTCAGCGGACGCGCTTCCAATGACATAAAGTTTGCCTTGTGGGTTGAGAATAAGATCTGTGGCTTTATCTATATTTAAGACATCGATTGATTGGTAAGTCTTTTCAATATTATTCAGTATTTCTTTTTGATGTTCATTAATTAACTGAGATGTAGAGTCATTTCTTCTTGTGTTATTACAGCGATCTACTGGAGTACTTAGTTCAATAATCAAATCATTCGAAACTGCTTTTTTAAAATCTAAAAAACCATGGAACCCAAGGCGCTGTAAAAATCGACCAAGTGTTGCCTTTCCAATTCCAATCTGATGGCATAGGTCATTTATTTTGGCAAAAGGTAGCATTTCGAATTGAGCAATAAAGTGCTCAATAATTCTGTTGTCTGATTCAGTCAAGTTATCAATAGTATTGACTGATCTAATAAACTCTTGCCTATCCATCATTTATCCTTTTCTCTTATGGGGCGGATTGTCACGCTTCTAATTAGTGGGAGCAAGGGAAACAATTTTTCCCACAATCAAAGTGTGATCTTGTCGATTTTATTGATCAATTATCTTTTAGTGTTCAGCAATAAAACGTTGTATAAGCCTGATAATACATGGCTTTTAGCGAAATGAGGCCGAAGTGAGTTGAATGGATTTATTCGCGGTGATGATTCGAAAATAGTCGTACTTGGGCATGTAATGAGAACCTTTGCACCTGCCATTCTGATGGAGTATTGTGAAGGTAACGCTAATTGAATGAACTCATCGAGTATTGCGCGGATATGTGCAGTTTTCAGTGTAGGTTTGGGGAAAAACATGAAACATATAGCCTTTTTTAGTAGTAAATCTTATGACGAAAAATCCTTTGAACTGTTAAACGATAAAGATGAGTTTGTATTTCATTTTTATGACTTTAGGTTGACAACTAAAACCGCCGCCTTAGCGAAAGGTTGCGAAGTCGTTGTCGCGTTTGTCAACGATGATCTATCACGGCCAGTGCTCGAAAGGCTTAGCCAAGAAGGTGTTCGATTAGTGGCTCTAAGATGTGCAGGTTTTGATAACGTAGATGTAGAGATGGCGAAGAGCATCGATATGAAAATCGCTCGTGTTCCAGCCTATTCACCGGAGTCAATTGCTGAGCATGCGGTGGGCCTTATGATGACGTTAAATCGCCGCTTTCACAAAGCCTATCAGAGAACACGAGATGCGAACTTTTCACTTGAGGGACTTGTTGGTTTTAATTTCCATGGGAAAACGGCAGGTATCATAGGGTCAGGAAAGATTGGGTTAGCAACGATGAGAATTCTGAAGGGGTTAGGGATGGATATATTGTGTTACGACCCTTACCCAAGTGATGAAGCTATAAGGTTGGGCGCTCGCTACTGTTCGTTGGACGAGATTTTTAAAGAGGCCAATATCATCTCTTTGCATTGCCCTATGACAGAACAAAATTATCATCTTTTAGATGGTGACGCGTTTCAAAAAATGCGCGATGGCGTCATGATAATCAATACCAGTAGAGGAGAGTTGTTGGATTCATCTGCCGCAATTGACGCTTTGAAAGTTGGTAAAATAGGGGCGTTAGGTCTGGACGTTTACGATAATGAGAAGGATCTGTTTTTTCAGGATAAGTCGAATGACGTTATCGTGGATGACGTATTCCGCCGATTATCTGCTTGTCATAATGTCATATTTACTGGGCATCAAGGTTTTTTGACCGAAGATGCATTACAAAATATTGCAGAAACGACGTTAGGCAATATCCGATCGCTTGATTCCAAAAAGATAAACAAGAATTATTTATAGTGAATTGAACTTGCCTCGAATACGCTCAATACGCGTTCGATTTACTCCAAAATCTGAGCGTCCAATTCGGGATGCAGATCGAATGTGTATTTGTGTCTTGTCAGGACGCTCTTTTACCAAGTAAAACTCTACGTCATCAACAAACTGAAAGAAAGTGGATGTGTATTCTACATGGATGTAATTGCTTTCACTTTCTATTGTTTTAGCATTATCTTCAGATGCAAGTATCTGGACAAGAGCGGTATGTGCTTCAGACAACGTTCCTGAGTAAACAATGGATTCAATCTGATGTGTGTCGTCGTCATTGACTTGGCTACTTAGGCAGTTTGGTGTGCTAGGGCAAGGTGCGAGCTTGCCCTCATTTATACCTAGTAAAGGTTTAGTGCTTGAGCATCCAAATAACAGGGTTATGTTTATTAGAATAACGGCTATCTGAATGTTCATTTTGTTTGCCTTCGCGATATCTTAATCGCCATCAGTCCAATTAAATTTGCTTTCGTCGACACCTTCTTTCGCCTCTTTTAGGCGCTCTCGCTTGTATCGCTCTTCGTTTCGGGCTGCATCAATTTCTTGCATTATTACGGTAATATCAGCATCGATATCACTTTCCGTAAATGTACCAGTTAACTCACGATCCGGCGTGAGTTCGCCTTTCTCAAACAGAGCCCAAATCTCTTTTGCATAACTAGTAGTCAGTATCTCTGGAGCGTATTGGCCGTAGTAATCACGAATATTGTTAATGTCACGCTCTAGCATCCACTCGGCGTTGTTATTGGCGGAGGCGTCTACGGCCTGCGGTAGATCGATAATCACAGGACCATATTCGTCGACCAGCACATTAAACTCGGACAAGTCACCATGGATTAATCCCACGCAAAGCATCTTAACCACGTAAGACATCATGACGAGATGGTCTTCAATCGCTTGTTCAGCAGACATGGTGACATCGTTTAGCCTTGGAGCAACGTACCCATCGTCATCTGTGACCAATTCCATAAGCAAAACCCCATCGAAGCAACCATAAGGTTCTGGCACTCTAACGCCTGCGGCAGCGAGTTTATACAATGCATCGACTTCCGCACTTTGCCATACTTTCTCTTGCTGTTCACGACCAAACCCCGAACCTTTTTCCATGGCTCGAGCTCGACGGCTATTACGGACTTTACGACCTTCTCTATATGAGACAGCTTGCTTAAAGCTGCGTTGATTCGCTTCCTTGTACACTTTGGCACAACGGATCATATCGCCACAGCGTACTATGTACACAGAAGCCTCTTTGCCACTCATTAATTGGCTCTTCACCTCGTCGACCAAGCCATCGTCAACGAGAGGTTGTATTCTCTTAGGTATTTTCATAGCTTCGTTATACCTTAGTTAGCCAATGGATGTAATATTAAGCTGGCAAACGGAGTCAATTTATCCATGTTTTTACGACATTCCGGCGAAAAAACAACCAAATCGCACTTTGCTTAAAAAGAGAATGGTTATTAGTGAGTGATGCATTATTCGTCTCATTTTGTTATCCGGGTTCTGAACCGTAAAATGCAAACGAATACATCGCTAACCTATTCGTGCTATGAATTAATGATATTTTGCGAAGGGAAGGTTTTTTTGCTGACGTGTTTTGTGAACAATATTCTGTTTGAGCATTATCAATAATAGTGATCAAAATTGGTGTTTGTCAGAAGGGGAGCCTTCAGATAAATGAAGGCTTAATTAACGTTACGATACGTTTATCTTAAGTGCCCAGTTTTGTCGTAATGGCTGTCTTCTTATAGGAAACTCGAATAGACTGAGGATACCTGTGTTTAGCGCTAAATGGTCGGTATGAAAAAAGATTTATTCACTAGCTTAGACCTTAATTTATTAAGGACCTTTTTGATACTTTCTCAAGAACTAAATATGAGAAAAGCATCAGAGCGGCTTTTTGTGTCTCAACCTGCTATTAGTCAATCGCTTGCAAAGCTTCGACACCATTTTGATGATGAACTGTTTGTAAAAGTACAGAAAGGGCTACAAGCCACTCCGTTTGCCGAGGCACTCGCAACCTCTATCTCTCCCCACATGTATGGTCTCGCTAATAGCGTTAATAACCACCTAGAATTTTCTCCAGAGACATTGGAAAAATCAGTAAAAATTGCCCTTTCTCCAGTGGTGCTCGCGAGCCTGTCCGGTTCGCTTTACCAAGCCTTTAAAAAAGCGGCCCCCAATGCCATCATTGATTTAGTGAGTTGGTCTGGCAGTACGGTAGAGGACCTAAAAAGAGACAATGTTTACTTAGCGATAAGTTATGAAATAGAAACGCCATCTGAGGTATACGCCAAGAAACTAGTGGGTCTAAGCGGACAAGTCATCGTGCGAAATGAGCATCCAATAAAGAAAACGCTGACCACCCCTGCAGACTATGCTGGCTATGAAATTGCGTCAATGGTTTCACCAGGCTTCAATGAAAACTTCAGTATTGCAGCGGATATCATGCAGCAGTACGGATTTGAATCCAAAGTAGGATTTCGTTCTGAAATCATGATGGCTCTCATTGATATTATTCAACATACCGATATGTACCTACCCCACACGAATCTTTTTCCTATTCATTTGTATCCCAATTTACGTACTTTGGATATTGATATTGGGGGAAAAGGTTACATGATTGACGTATATAGTTATTGTCACAGCCGACATAGAAATACAGCCATGTTTAACTGGCTACACAACCTGATATCGGCAGTAATTCAAGAACAACTCGTGAGTCGTTCTACCAAATAACGTTAGGCTTGATAAGCGCTGCTTATTACCAATATAAGGAATAACGTTTAGTCCGCACACCCAATTTTCAATAATATTCTGGTCATCGACAAGAGGTCGAACGCAATAGGTATTGCTAACAGAAGGATTTTTATTATTAAATATTTTAGGTGTGCAAATGAACAAATCAATCATCACTCTTTCTCTCATTTCAGTTTTTTCTACCCAAGCTATTGCAGGTGCTCAAATTGAAAATCCGATCTGGAACGGTAAGCCAAGTATAGATAACAGTGTCCCCGGCATTGCAGAGCGCCCCCAGCCTCAAGTACCAACACAACCTCCCGTTGATAGCGTGCCTGACCGACCAGAGAAAGATTCAACTCCAGATAGAATACAGCCTACCGACCCAGAATTTGGTCTTCCTTATGAACCTCAAATGCCGTCCATATCAGATAGTCAGCGTATTTCGTCTCTTGAATTGGATTTCGAAAGAATGGCAAACCAACTAGAAGAACAATCAGAGCAAATGGATGGTGTCCGTGCAAGCTTGCATGCGGTAACCAATGCCCGCCCATTTGTTACCAATGGTGAGTTTGCTATCGGTACCGGCGTTGGTTTTGCTGGTTCCAAAGAAGCTCTAGCTATAGGTGGTGCATATGGAATTAATGAGAAATTGAGTGTATCTGGCACTTTCCATTATGAAACGAAAGGTAAACACTCGTCGTCAGATGTAGCTGGTGGCGTTGGTGTTCAATACACATTTAACTAGCACACTAAGGCTGGCCAAGGACGGCTTAGCCCCTTAAAGGCGATGTAAAGAAAATTCAATACTCGCACTGAACGGATTTTTATTTGTTACTCTGAGTGTGAAACAATGAGAAAAATACTGTTTTTAATATTACTTGTTAGCGCAAGTAATATATCCGCTAATACATTGCATATTTCCCCAGAAATTAAGTTTGGACCATATATTGGGGCAGGTATTTCTGGAGGTGGGTTACAACTGGGTCTAGCTGATAGCTTGGGTTTCGATGCCATCTACTTTTCATACAGCGACACATACGCCGAGTTTTTATCTATTGATGAAGACAGAATACAGACCTATCGGTTGGGTGGTCAATATCAACTGGTTAATGTACCAAAAATGTCGTTGCAACTTGAAGTTGGCGCAGCCAAGTACAAAGGGAATCGAAAATATTTAGGCGGCTCAACCCGCGCTTTAGAAGGCCAAGGAGGCAGTTTTTCGGCGTCATGGGTAATCGCGGTGACGGACAATATTGGTTTTAGAGCCGGAGCAGATTTCAATTATATTGATAAAGACAAAACGTTTTTGCCTAATTCTCTTACGGCAACGATTTCTACAGGCGTCGTTTTTAGTTATTAATTGTGAGCGCGTTGGCTAACTGTTAGTCCTATGCGCTCTTAAAAATAGCCGTTGTGGGTTGTCGAATCAACCTCATTGGCGCTCAATTCATGTGTCAATATATAGATGTAATAATGTAGAATATAGCATTAATAAGCCTGTTCCAAATCATTAGAATAACGTTCTGAATATACTTCATAGTGTTTACTTCTGCCATTCAAGGTATGAAAGTTTTTCCTTCCTCTTGCTAGCTTAATGTATTTGAGCCACGTTCTTTCCAGCTTTGTTTTTGCTTTTCCGGGGTTCTGTAACACTTTAATGAAATGCCTTTCTTCTGCGTTGATGGGCGAAATGTCACTTGCTTCTAATGCAAGTAATGTTTGGCCATATGAACTAAGAAGATAATCTTCCTCTACAGTAAAGTCTCCGGACTTACCAAAGCCACGAGAAAATGCGTTGCTATCGTAAAAACGTTTTTCACCAATTCTAATTTCAGTTTCAATCATTTATTTGTCCTTAAAAATCGTAAATCACTATCATCAAGTGAACGATATTTCCTATTTAAATATAAATAAAGAAAATAATTTAACTCATCACGATAAAAATTATTTGTTTTGAAGTGAGGGGATGTACGATAAAATATTTTAATCGTTTTAATAGAAATAACTTCACGTGTTTCCTTAAAAATAATAGCTTTTTATGATGACAATATGAGTTGTTTAATTATAATTACGGCGTTCGTACACTGTATTTATAAACCTATTATTCTGAG harbors:
- the dcuC gene encoding C4-dicarboxylate transporter DcuC, with amino-acid sequence MITLLALPVIFSVGYFVVKKYNTQAVLFLAGLTMIALGVIAGNPDFMPKGGTSTGSIIVDFFEVIKVISSSTLAKLGLIIMAVGGFSRYMSHIGAANALVQIATKPLSRIKNPYVVLAMAYVIGQMINIFIPSATGLALLLLVAMYPVLVGVGCNPAAAAAVVATTGCLDLGPASSAANKAAEISGIDVATYFVSYQLVVSVIAIIVIAVLHFFCQKHFDKKDEENGIKHDFNVESKDHRKAPKWFAILPVLPLALLLTFSKFAITSVKIDVVTAMFIALFVAMICDYLYTRDGKKVCASLKIYLEGMGAVFASVVSLIISAKVFVTGLSTIGFIDLLLDSAASAGFGYIAMVLVLVTIIAIVTLLSGSGNASFFSFSNLAPDVAAQVGTAAATVALPMQLASGLMRSASPVAGVVIACAGVANVSPMELIKRTAIPMVGGLITVLVCSQVLL
- a CDS encoding MurR/RpiR family transcriptional regulator; the protein is MMDRQEFIRSVNTIDNLTESDNRIIEHFIAQFEMLPFAKINDLCHQIGIGKATLGRFLQRLGFHGFLDFKKAVSNDLIIELSTPVDRCNNTRRNDSTSQLINEHQKEILNNIEKTYQSIDVLNIDKATDLILNPQGKLYVIGSASAEALANYFYLLARYLRRDVILLNADSSTLPHQLADINEDDTLLAMSYHRFSSTTVKVVRWFSQVGGKTVVMTDQEVNPFVSYSDIQIVVASESSTIFNNRSAGLSIIELLIKCMSNRTNNKQRFDKMEDIFKEFKIFKN
- a CDS encoding 2-hydroxyacid dehydrogenase, with protein sequence MKHIAFFSSKSYDEKSFELLNDKDEFVFHFYDFRLTTKTAALAKGCEVVVAFVNDDLSRPVLERLSQEGVRLVALRCAGFDNVDVEMAKSIDMKIARVPAYSPESIAEHAVGLMMTLNRRFHKAYQRTRDANFSLEGLVGFNFHGKTAGIIGSGKIGLATMRILKGLGMDILCYDPYPSDEAIRLGARYCSLDEIFKEANIISLHCPMTEQNYHLLDGDAFQKMRDGVMIINTSRGELLDSSAAIDALKVGKIGALGLDVYDNEKDLFFQDKSNDVIVDDVFRRLSACHNVIFTGHQGFLTEDALQNIAETTLGNIRSLDSKKINKNYL
- a CDS encoding DUF1499 domain-containing protein, whose product is MNIQIAVILINITLLFGCSSTKPLLGINEGKLAPCPSTPNCLSSQVNDDDTHQIESIVYSGTLSEAHTALVQILASEDNAKTIESESNYIHVEYTSTFFQFVDDVEFYLVKERPDKTQIHIRSASRIGRSDFGVNRTRIERIRGKFNSL
- a CDS encoding PA4780 family RIO1-like protein kinase, with translation MKIPKRIQPLVDDGLVDEVKSQLMSGKEASVYIVRCGDMIRCAKVYKEANQRSFKQAVSYREGRKVRNSRRARAMEKGSGFGREQQEKVWQSAEVDALYKLAAAGVRVPEPYGCFDGVLLMELVTDDDGYVAPRLNDVTMSAEQAIEDHLVMMSYVVKMLCVGLIHGDLSEFNVLVDEYGPVIIDLPQAVDASANNNAEWMLERDINNIRDYYGQYAPEILTTSYAKEIWALFEKGELTPDRELTGTFTESDIDADITVIMQEIDAARNEERYKRERLKEAKEGVDESKFNWTDGD
- a CDS encoding LysR family transcriptional regulator, with product MKKDLFTSLDLNLLRTFLILSQELNMRKASERLFVSQPAISQSLAKLRHHFDDELFVKVQKGLQATPFAEALATSISPHMYGLANSVNNHLEFSPETLEKSVKIALSPVVLASLSGSLYQAFKKAAPNAIIDLVSWSGSTVEDLKRDNVYLAISYEIETPSEVYAKKLVGLSGQVIVRNEHPIKKTLTTPADYAGYEIASMVSPGFNENFSIAADIMQQYGFESKVGFRSEIMMALIDIIQHTDMYLPHTNLFPIHLYPNLRTLDIDIGGKGYMIDVYSYCHSRHRNTAMFNWLHNLISAVIQEQLVSRSTK
- a CDS encoding YadA C-terminal domain-containing protein; the protein is MNKSIITLSLISVFSTQAIAGAQIENPIWNGKPSIDNSVPGIAERPQPQVPTQPPVDSVPDRPEKDSTPDRIQPTDPEFGLPYEPQMPSISDSQRISSLELDFERMANQLEEQSEQMDGVRASLHAVTNARPFVTNGEFAIGTGVGFAGSKEALAIGGAYGINEKLSVSGTFHYETKGKHSSSDVAGGVGVQYTFN
- a CDS encoding DUF413 domain-containing protein — protein: MIETEIRIGEKRFYDSNAFSRGFGKSGDFTVEEDYLLSSYGQTLLALEASDISPINAEERHFIKVLQNPGKAKTKLERTWLKYIKLARGRKNFHTLNGRSKHYEVYSERYSNDLEQAY